Sequence from the Nocardioides exalbidus genome:
GAGACCGAGCACGGTCGCACCAGCTCGCTTGCGGGTGTGAGCCACGGAGCGGGGGTTCTCCCTCAGGTGTCGTACGCCTACCAGGTGAGCTGACGGGTTCGGCACGACGTGTCCTACCCCTGCTCCACGCACCGCTCGCGCGATGCGCCTCGCAGGGGATTCACCCCAGGGGGAAGTGTGGTTCCCCGGCTCGTGGACCACAGTGGTGCGGGGGTTGTGGGCCACGACTCGGCGCGACCTCCGCGCGGGCCGGGTGACCCACTTCCACGGAAGCCAGCCCACAGACTAGACGGCCCGTCGAAGCCCCGCCAATCTTCGCGACAACTCGTGGGACTTTGTTATCGGCAAGATCTCGGCAAGACGTCCGTCCGCGGTCACGCCGACTCGATCACCGGGCCCGCGACGGGCTCGACCAGCCTCAGCGGCGGGACCAGCCCTCCCGAGGCCAGCGCGTCGAGCGCCGCCATCTCGTCGTCGTCGATCATGAGCTCCGGTGGCGGTCCGAGGAGCACCGTCACCACGCAGTCGTGGCAGTGCAGGCCGCGCACCACGCAGGTGTCGCAGTCGATCCGTGTCGTCATGTCCCGAACGGTGACAGGACCCACCGACAACGGCCCCGGACCCGGGGTGCGCGGCCCCTCAGCCGCGGACGTAGCAGAGCCACGGAGCGCCGCAGTCGCGCGCGGTGAACGCCGTGTCGTCGGCGACGACCGACTCCTGCGCCGAGCCCTCCATCACCACGACGACGTCCGACGCCTCGACGGCCGCCTGCGCGCCCGCGCGGCCGTAGTAGAAGTCGAGGAGGCTGGTCTGGTCGGCCTGGGAGAAGGCGTCCAGCGGGTTGCCGGCCCACAGCCGCACCCCGCCGACGGCGAGCGACTCCGACAGCGGCGCGGGCGCGAGGACCACGCCGCCCGGCGTGGAGTCGGCGACGCGGGCGACGGCGGCCACTGTGCCCGGCCGCGCACCGAGGACGTCGTCGCCGCGGGCCACCGTGATCGGCACCGCGACGACGAGGGCCAGTCCGGCCACCACCCCCGCCACCCCGGCAGCTCGCGCGGGCGCCGGAGCGGTTCCGGGTGCCGGCTGCGCGGTCGCGACCACCATGAGCAGGAAGGCCAGCCACACCCCGTGGCGGCTCGCGCTCGCGGTCGACGCGCACAGCCCGGCCACGGCGACGTACTCCCACAGGGGCCGGCGGCGTCGCAGGAAGGCGACCAGCAGCACCGCGATGCCCGCCAGCATCACCACGTCGAGCGGGTCGGCGAGGGTCGGGCGGGCCCACAGTCCCTCGGACCGCTCGGCGGCGGCGTTGTCGAAGACGGCCAGGTAGTAGGACGGCGTGCGCCACAGCTGCGGGTTGGCGCACAGCGCGAGCAGGCTCGCCGTGCCCACCAGCACGGTCTCGACGGGCCGCACGCGCAGCCGGCCGGCCACGAGGTACGCGCCGAGCACGCACGTGCCGAGCAACGCTCCCCCGTGCAGGTTGCCCCAGACGGCCACCAGGGGGACGGCCCACCAGATGCCGCGGTCGGGCGAGCGGTGCTGCCGCACGACGAGCGCGAGCAGGAGGGCGAAGGGGACGAGCGAGTACGTCTGCGCGCGGAGGAGGACCAGCGAGGCGAGGTCGGCGACGACCACCACGACCAGGGCACCGGCCGCGGCGACGTCCGAGGCGCCGCGCGACCGGGCGGTCGCCGCGAGCAGGACCAGCGAGACCGCCACCGCTGCGAGGTGGGCGATGACCGGCACGCGTGGTCCCACTGCGTGCAGCAGGGAGGCCAGGACCTCCGAGAGCACCGGGAGGTTGTGCCAGCCGGAGGTGTCGGCAGCGGCGAAGGGGACGAAGTCCGGGACGGAGCCGGTGGCCCGCACGTGGTCCCCCATCGCGACCAGCCAGTCCCAGTCGCCGCCCACGCGGACCGCGAGACCGAGGAGCGCGAGCATCACGACGAGGGCGAGGCCGGTCCAGCGCCACTCGAGCAGGGCGACGCGCGAGGGAAGCCTCATCCGACGAGGCCGATGAGGGCGGCCGACGGGACCACCCGGGCACCGTCGCGGACCAGGTCCCTGGCCAGTGCCTGGTCGTCGGTCACGACCACGACGACGCGGCCGCGGGGCTCCGCGGCGACCAGCTGGCGGATCACGTCGTCGGCGATCACCCCGGCGGGGCTGAACACGACGCGCACGCCGCGCGGCGCGGGCATGGCGGTGCGGGTGGTGGACTCGGCGGCGTCGAAGACCACCGTCGTCTCCGCCCCCGACCGGGCCACGAGCGGCCCGAGCGCCGCGACGAGTCGGCTGCGCTGGGCCTCGAGGGTGGCGCTGGGCCAGGCCGACTTGGTCACGTTGTAGCCGTCGACGACCAGCCGGGCCCGGGGCATCGCCAGCACCTGGTCGAGCAGCCCGGGGCTCGCAGGCGCGCTCGTGGACGGCGCGGCCTCGATGCCGGCGAGCTGGGCCTCCACCGCATCGGCCGGGCTGCCGTCGACCGCGGCCAGGCCGAGCTCTCGGCGCAGCCCGGTGGCGGACTCGACGACCGCGTCGAGCAGGAGCCGGGCCCGGATGGTGGCCGCGTCGCGCTCCGAGCGGGTGTCGCGGCGCTGCGCGGCCAGGCCGGACTCCGCCTCGTCGAGCTGGGCCCGGAGCCGTCGCACGTCGGCCTCCGCCGCCCTGGTCGTCGCCTCCGCGGCGGCCACCGCCTCGTCGCGCACGGCGTACGCCTCGTCGCGTGCCTCCTCCGCGGCGCGCAGGACCCCACGTGCCTCGCCGAGTCGCTGGCGCAGCACCTTGTGGTCCGCGCGGGCCCGGTCGAGCTCCTCGCGGTGCCCGGAGCGGAGCGCCGCGACGTCGGCCTGCAGGCTCGCGACCTGGGCCGTCAGCCGGGCGACCTCTGCCTGGTGCTGGTCGTCGCGCGCCGCGTCGCGGTCGAGGTCCTCCGCGACCCCGGCGACCGCGGCCTCCCAGCCGTCCTCGCGCGCGAGCCACGCCCGGGCTGCGCCCTCGAGCGGGTCGTCGCCCGCGGGCAGGGCCGAGACCTGCACGGCGGCGCGGTGGCGGAAGTCGTCGTCGGCCAGCGCCTCCCAGATCGCGCCACCCCCGAGGCGGGCGCGCCGGGCGGGCGCGAACGCCGCCACCTTGCGCAGGGCCGGCGGGACAGGGGTGACCGACGGCAGCACCGCCGACACGAGCGCGACCACCCGCAGGCGGAGTCGCTCGGGAAGGCCGTCCGGCTCGGTCACGGGTGGTCCGTCAGCCGGCTGCCGAGTCGGCTGCCGCGTCGGCCGCGGGGTCGGTGCCCGTGTCGGCGGCGGCGCGGTCGACGACCTCGATCGCGTCGGAGCGGCCGCACCAGCGGCACGACACGGCCTCCACGGACTCGCCGTGGACGGTCTCCTCCTCGACCCGGTGGTCGCCGGAGAGGTCGAAGTGCCAGTACTCCGTGGCGCGCCTGCTGCGGGTGACGTCGAACCGGGTCAGGTTGCCGCATCCCCCGCAGCGCCACCTCTCACCCTCGGCGGGCGTACGGAGGTCGGTGGGCTGGTCGGTCACGGGAGGCTCCCTCGGGGTGCGAGATCTGGGGGGGTGGAGTGGTCGTGTGCCGACCGGTGATCGGCGCGGCAAGCGTAGTCCGCGCGTCGCCGCGGCGATGTCGGAACCCACGTCTAGCGTCGCCGACATGAGCACCACCGCCCACCGCGCGACGCAGGACACCCCCCGCTGGGAGTCGCAGCGCAGCTTCGACGAGCTCGGGCGGCCCCTGCGCGACATCACCTTCTGCGTGGTCGACCTCGAGACCACCGGCGGCTCCGCGGAGGGCGGCTCGATGATCACCGAGATCGGCGCGGTCAAGGTGCGGGGCGGCGAGCGCCTCGGCGAGTTCCAGACCCTGGTCAACCCGCACAGCGAGATCCCGGCGTTCATCGCGGTGCTCACCGGCATCACCAACTCGATGGTGCGCGACGCACCCTCGATCGAGTCGGCGCTGCCGGCCTTCCTGGAGTTCGCCGCGGGCTGCGTGCTGGTCGCCCACAACGCGCCCTTCGACATCGGCTTCCTGCAGCACTTCGCACGCCAGCAGGGCCGGCCGTGGCCCCGGCACGAGGTCCTCGACACGGCCAAGCTCGCCCGCCGGGTGATCACCCGCGACGACGCGCCCAACTGCAAGCTCTCCTCGCTCGCCCGCGTGTTCAACGCCTCCACGACGCCCAACCACCGCGCCCTCGACGACGCCCGGGCGACGGTCGACGTGCTCCACGGCCTGATGGAGCGCCTCGGGGGGCTCGGCGTCCACACGCTCGAGGAGCTCCAGACGTTCTCGTCGCGCGTGAGCACGGCCCAGCGCCGCAAGCGGCACCTGGCCGAGGGCCTCCCCCACGCGCCGGGGGTCTACCTCTTCCGCGACGACCGCTCGCGGGTGCTCTACGTCGGCACGTCCCGCGACCTCCGCACCCGCGTCCGCACCTACTTCACCGCCTCCGAGACCCGCACGCGGATGGGCGAGATGGTCGGCATCGCGACCTCGGTCACCGGCATCGAGTGCGCCACCCCGCTCGAGGCCGAGGTCCGCGAGCTGCGCCTCATCGCCGAGCACAAGCCGCGCTACAACCGGCGCTCGCGCTTCCCGGAGAAGGTGCACTTCGTCAAGCTGACCCGCGAGGCCTGGCCGCGGCTCTCGCTCGTGCGCAAGGTCCTCGACGACGACGCCGACTACCTCGGTCCCTTCTCGTCGAGGAAGACGGCCGAGAAGTGCCTCGCCGCGCTCCACGACACCTTCCCCGTCCGCCAGTGCAGCGGTCGCCTGCCGCGGACTCCGTCGGGCTCGGCCTGCGTGCTGGCCGAGATGGGCAAGTGCCTCTCGCCCTGCGACGGCTCGGTCGACGAGCCGGCCTACGCCGCCGTCGTACGCCAGCTGCGCGACACGCTGCTGCGCAGCCCCGAGGAGGTCGTGGAGGTAATCAACCAGCGCATGACGGCCCTCGCGGACCGGGAGCGGTTCGAGGAGGCCGGCGTCCACCGCGACCGGCTGGCCACCTTCGTCCGGGCTGCGGCCCGCACGCAGCGCCTCTCCGCGCTGACGCGGTGCCCGGAGATCGTCGCCGCGCGGCGCGAGGACGACGGCCGGTGGTCGGTGCACGTGGTGCGCCACGGCCGGCTGGCGGCCGCCGGCCGCATCCCCGCGGGCGCCGACGCCCACCAGTACGTCCGCGAGCTGACCGCGAGCGCCGAGACCGTCAGCGACGCGCCCGGTCCGGTCCCGGCGGCGACGGCCGAGGAGTCGGAGAAGATCCTCCGGTGGCTGGAGTCGCCCGGCATCCGGCTGGTCGACGTCGACGGCGAGTGGGTCTGCCCGCTCGGCGGGGCGGCGCGGCACCTCGCGCTCTACGACGCCGTGAACCAGTCGCGGCTGTCGCTGGTGCCGTTCGACGAGCAGCGGCTGCCGCCCGGTCCGGCCCACCGCCCGGTGCGCTGAATCGGCTCCGCCCGACCGCTCCACACCCTAGGATCGCTGCGACCCGAGACCCCCGGGCCCGACCCGAGAGAGCGATCGTGATGCCGGCCCGCCTGATGGATCGCTGGTGGTTCATCGTCCCGCTGGCCGTCTTCGCCGTCAGCCGGCTCGTCTCCGGCGTCATGCTCGCCATCGGGGCCAGCCGGCAGATCGCCCTCGAGGCGACGCCCGTGGTGGACGCCGACTTCTACAAGGTGGCCGTGGCGACCCCGGCCTCGCCCGGATACCTCGGAGTCGTCTCCAACTGGGACGGCCAGTGGTTCCGGAGCATCGCCGAGCACGGCTACCCCGACTCGATCCCCCGGGTCGGCGGCGTGATCGTCCCCAACGAGTGGGCCTTCTCCGGCGGCTACCCGACCGTGGTCCGGACCGTGATGCGGCTCGGCCTGGACTTCCCGATGGCGGCGTCCGTGGTCAGCCTCTCCTGCTTCGCGGTCGCCCTGGTCGTGCTCTACGGCACCGTGCGCTCGCGCATGGACGACCACGCCGCCACCCGGATGGTGCTCGCGATCTCCTTCTTCCCTACCAGCCCGGTGTTCCAGGTCGCCTACACCGAGGCGATGACCCTGCTGCTGGTCGTGCTGGCGCTCCGGGCGCTCTCGGGGAGGCGCTACGCCGTCTTCCTGCT
This genomic interval carries:
- a CDS encoding NYN domain-containing protein, producing MTEPDGLPERLRLRVVALVSAVLPSVTPVPPALRKVAAFAPARRARLGGGAIWEALADDDFRHRAAVQVSALPAGDDPLEGAARAWLAREDGWEAAVAGVAEDLDRDAARDDQHQAEVARLTAQVASLQADVAALRSGHREELDRARADHKVLRQRLGEARGVLRAAEEARDEAYAVRDEAVAAAEATTRAAEADVRRLRAQLDEAESGLAAQRRDTRSERDAATIRARLLLDAVVESATGLRRELGLAAVDGSPADAVEAQLAGIEAAPSTSAPASPGLLDQVLAMPRARLVVDGYNVTKSAWPSATLEAQRSRLVAALGPLVARSGAETTVVFDAAESTTRTAMPAPRGVRVVFSPAGVIADDVIRQLVAAEPRGRVVVVVTDDQALARDLVRDGARVVPSAALIGLVG
- a CDS encoding DEDD exonuclease domain-containing protein, which encodes MSTTAHRATQDTPRWESQRSFDELGRPLRDITFCVVDLETTGGSAEGGSMITEIGAVKVRGGERLGEFQTLVNPHSEIPAFIAVLTGITNSMVRDAPSIESALPAFLEFAAGCVLVAHNAPFDIGFLQHFARQQGRPWPRHEVLDTAKLARRVITRDDAPNCKLSSLARVFNASTTPNHRALDDARATVDVLHGLMERLGGLGVHTLEELQTFSSRVSTAQRRKRHLAEGLPHAPGVYLFRDDRSRVLYVGTSRDLRTRVRTYFTASETRTRMGEMVGIATSVTGIECATPLEAEVRELRLIAEHKPRYNRRSRFPEKVHFVKLTREAWPRLSLVRKVLDDDADYLGPFSSRKTAEKCLAALHDTFPVRQCSGRLPRTPSGSACVLAEMGKCLSPCDGSVDEPAYAAVVRQLRDTLLRSPEEVVEVINQRMTALADRERFEEAGVHRDRLATFVRAAARTQRLSALTRCPEIVAARREDDGRWSVHVVRHGRLAAAGRIPAGADAHQYVRELTASAETVSDAPGPVPAATAEESEKILRWLESPGIRLVDVDGEWVCPLGGAARHLALYDAVNQSRLSLVPFDEQRLPPGPAHRPVR